In Bombus fervidus isolate BK054 chromosome 13, iyBomFerv1, whole genome shotgun sequence, a single genomic region encodes these proteins:
- the Lili gene encoding LMBR1-like protein lilipod, protein MEDEADIQEQLFHNTVRENIIFFLLFLILYVSSYAIIAKFRRRDREDYFSVDEDEATVYKISLWLCTVALAVSVGATLLLPVSIASNEVLILYPNSYYVKWLNSSLIQGLWNLVFLFSNLSLFVFLPFAYLFTESEGFVGYKKGVMARVYETVTVLCLLGTLVLGMTYVLSALIDHQKSSLHTLLNLSSYYLPFLYSCVSFVGVVMLLLCTPMGFVRLFGVVGSFLVKPQFLKNLDEEFFAYRLEEDCIRRRLQHAKATGKSYVSPMPMSIPTCGLVLEDDEFLNVNPSLMCLRNGALQRGLAQRLEDIQKRRSILDQQRRTWWVRRTLLYPLAMLALLILSTATALLAVQNTLELLIGIKALPLSTRQFTLGISSLSKLGPIGATIEVAVILYLAATSAIGLYTLPGVKSFRPRLHSMPLTHLIANCGLLLVLSSALPLLSRILGMTNFDLLGDFGRIEWLGNFELVLFYNLIFATAAIGCLVTKFTATVRKEIYVRLRSSLIGIFKSEGKKSSLGMFSTKED, encoded by the exons ATATTCTTCCTTCTGTTCTTAATCCTCTACGTCTCAAGTTACGCGATAATCGCGAAATTTCGGCGAAGAGACCGCGAAGATTATTTTTCCGTGGATGAAGATGAAGCCACTGTCTACAAGATCAGTCTTTGGTTATGTACCGTTGCCCTGGCGGTTTCCGTTGGAGCAACCTTGCTGCTTCCGGTTTCAATTGCAAGTAACGAAGTACTGATTTTATACCCGAACAGCTATTATGTCAAGTGGCTCAATAGTTCACTTATTCAAG gTCTATGGAATCttgtctttctcttttcaaatttatctcTCTTCGTATTTTTACCGTTCGCATACTTGTTCACGGAGTCAGAAGGATTTGTTGGCTACAAAAAG GGCGTAATGGCTAGAGTTTATGAAACTGTGACAGTTCTTTGTCTATTAGGAACACTTGTGTTAGGAATGACATATGTTCTATCAGCACTCATAGATCATCAAAAATCAAGTCTTCATACGTTGCTCA ATTTATCGAGTTACTATTTaccttttctttattcttgcGTTTCTTTTGTTGGAGTTGTTATGTTATTGC TATGTACACCAATGGGATTTGTACGATTATTCGGAGTAGTTGGTTCGTTTCTTGTAAAACCGCAGTTCCTAAAGAATTTAGATGAAGAATTCTTCGCGTACAGGTTAGAGGAAGATTGTATTCGTAGAAG ACTGCAACATGCGAAAGCAACCGGAAAATCATACGTTTCGCCAATGCCTATGTCAATACCAACTTGTGGTTTAGTGCTCGAAGATGACGAGTTTCTTAATGTAAATCCGAGCTTGATGTGCTTAAGGAACGGTGCTCTCCAGCGAGGATTGGCTCAGCGTTTGGAAGATATTCAGAAACGTAGAAGTATTCTGGATCAGCAAAGGCGAACCTGGTGGGTTCGAAGGACTTTGTTATACCCTTTGGCAATGCTGGCGTTACTTATACTTTCCACTGCTACAGCTTTGCTAGCAGTTCAAAATACCTTAGAACTGCTTATTGGTATTAAAGCACTGCCTTTGAGTACAAGG CAATTCACTCTGGGGATCAGCTCGTTGTCGAAACTAGGTCCCATTGGAGCAACAATTGAAGTAGCAGTAATTTTGTATCTAGCAGCTACGAGCGCAATAGGTTTATATACACTTCCTGGTGTAAAGAGCTTTCGACCACGACTTCATTCCATGCCACTTACTCACCTTATCGCAAATTGCGGTCTTCTTCTTGTACTGAGTTCAGCGTTGCCACTGTTATCTCGAATATTAG gTATGACAAACTTTGATCTGCTCGGCGATTTCGGTCGTATCGAATGGCTTGGTAACTTTGAACTAGTACTGTTCTATAATTTAATCTTCGCTACGGCGGCGATTGGTTGTCTAGTGACAAAGTTTACGGCGACCGTTCGCAAAGAGATTTATGTCAGATTAAGGAGTAGCTTGATAGGAATCTTTAAGAGTGAAGGTAAGAAAAGTTCTTTAGGGATGTTTTCTACAAAAGAAGATTAG
- the Tcs1 gene encoding threonyl-carbamoyl synthesis 1 — protein MISSKIKMGPMSTFINSAHEEVEAVKWHGNHWMCKGKRTLAVAVALLQKNEIIAIPTDTVYGLACLVSSTSAIEKLYEIKKREVDKPLSICVNNLQDIQTWGIVDHVPSNLLSSLLPGPYTIILKRTPALNPALNPNHDTVGIRVPNHKFIRYVIEVAGPVALTSANISNEPSCIYASEFKNLWDKLGGIFHECEYVGKAHKYLRCGSTIIDLTEPGHYKIIRHGIGVKNAVHILQKYSYISN, from the coding sequence ATGAtttcaagtaaaataaaaatgggtCCAATGAGTACGTTTATAAATTCAGCTCATGAAGAAGTGGAAGCAGTAAAATGGCATGGTAATCATTGGATGTGCAAAGGAAAACGAACCTTAGCAGTAGCAGTCGCATTattacagaaaaatgaaatcataGCAATTCCAACGGATACAGTATATGGTCTTGCTTGTCTTGTATCAAGCACCAGTGCCATTGAAAAACtctacgaaattaaaaaacgcGAAGTAGACAAGCCATTATCTATTTGTGTTAATAACTTGCAAGATATACAAACATGGGGCATTGTAGATCATGTGCCAAGTAATTTGTTATCTTCGTTATTACCAGGACCATATACCATCATTCTCAAACGAACTCCTGCATTAAATCCTGCTTTGAATCCCAATCATGACACGGTAGGCATCAGAGTTCCaaatcataaatttataaGGTATGTAATTGAAGTAGCAGGACCTGTAGCGCTAACAAGTGCTAATATAAGTAATGAACCCAGTTGCATATATGCTTCGGAATTTAAAAACTTATGGGACAAATTAGGTGGAATATTTCATGAGTGTGAATATGTTGGTAAAGCGCATAAATATTTGAGATGTGGATCAACAATTATTGATTTAACCGAACCGGgacattacaaaattattcgtcATGGGATTGGGGTGAAGAACGctgtacatatattacaaaaatactcGTATATTTCCAATTAA
- the Mrpl39 gene encoding mitochondrial ribosomal protein L39: MFQRYKNLCLISNIQSRYKSILSKVEVRERRNLLFEEEKKRQRDTVGRIEKIEVKYQSPVEDITLIMNKDISTPTDCAKHISEGVSKVSALAMVDGLPWDMNRPLLKNCELKFLNLLSPENKIVNAAFWRTCSFILGAVIDMAFKPHITVHLHSFPIPVIKSGSFVYDVYVNLDDWKPTGQEMRALSAQYVRLINKELPIDRIQVSTNLALEMFQDNPIKISQIPEIASSNNNKITLYRIGDHIDISKGPMIGNSSLIGRCTIAAVHKVAEQESLYRFQGVALPKGVLLNQYAYGILENRARELNTTTWSFLLEENKEEESTEMSVRE, translated from the exons ATGTTTCAACG tTATAAAAATCTATGCTTAATATCAAACATACAATCAAGATATAAGAGTATATTATCAAAAGTTGAagtaagagagagaagaaatttgttatttgaagaggaaaagaaaagacaaagaGACACTGTGGGACGAATTGAAAAGATAGAAGTTAAATATCAATCCCCAGTAGAAGACATAACACTTATAATGAACAAAGATATATCAACCCCCACAGATTGTGCAAAACATATCTCTGAAGGTGTATCTAAAGTGTCTGCTCTCGCTATGGTCGATGGATTACCATGGGATATGAACAGacctttattaaaaaattgtgaattaaaatttttaaatttacttagCCCAGAAAACAAAATAGTAAACGCAGCCTTTTGGCGAacttgttcttttattttgggTGCTGTTATAGATATGGCCTTTAAACCACATATAACAGTTCACTTACACAGCTTTCCAATACCAGTCATAAAATCAGGTAGTTTTGTATATGATGTGTATGTTAATTTGGATGATTGGAAGCCTACAGGTCAAGAAATGCGTGCATTATCTGCTCAATATGTAAGGCTGATAAACAAAGAATTGCCTATAGATAGGATACAGGTTTCAACAAATTTAGCACTTGAGATGTTCCAGGATAACCCtattaaaatatcacaaaTACCAGAAATCGCAAGCAGTAAcaacaataaaattactttgtatAGAATCGGTGATCATATAGATATTAGTAAAGGACCTATGATAGGAAACAGTTCGTTAATAGGACGTTGTACAATTGCTGCTGTCCACAAAGTTGCAGAGCAGGAAAGTCTGTATAGATTTCAAGGTGTAGCACTTCCTAAAGGAGTTCTTTTAAACCAATATGCATATGGCATATTGGAGAATCGCGCTAGAGAACTGAACACTACAACATGGTCGTTCTTATTGGAGGAAAATAAGGAGGAGGAGAGTACTGAAATGAGTGTTAGGGAGTGA
- the LOC139993664 gene encoding chymotrypsinogen A isoform X1 → MNLRGGLAILLFILAEIDCTILRIVQEDHFSCGCPSASHRQPRAILSVKNVTSSTVDKQKNVGSTTGRIFNGKPSKRGSWPWQVSLQLLHPKLGFIGHWCGGVLIEPTWVVTAAHCIHNELFNLPIGALWTAVVGEWELDSGGRGSARLPVERVILHERFNNYLHDIALMKLARPAPLSKVVRTICLPEPEEELANRQCVASGWGRYGPSQSLSTALLEASVPLLDLEKCMKAYGKSVSLRSGHLCAGHTDGSTGSCVGDSGGPLQCRRADGVWQLAGVTSFGSGCARPGYPDVYTRIQYYVKWIRNTMNNDDDTQFL, encoded by the exons ATGAATCTTCGCGGTGGGCTGGCGATACTTCTTTTCATTCTTGCGGAGATCGACTGCACGATCCTGAGGATCGTTCAGGAAGATCATTTCT CTTGCGGATGTCCTTCAGCATCGCATAGGCAGCCACGTGCGATTCTGTCGGTGAAAAACGTCACTTCTTCTACTGTGGACAAGCAAAAGAACGTCGGGAGTACAACGGGTCGAATATTCAACGGGAAACCGAGTAAACGAGGCTCTTGGCCCTGGCAGGTGTCTCTACAACTTCTCCACCCAAAGTTAGGATTTATCGGTCACTGGTGCGGCGGCGTTCTCATTGAACCCACTTGGGTCGTCACAGCTGCTCATTGCATTCATAA CGAGCTTTTCAATTTACCGATCGGCGCACTGTGGACAGCGGTGGTTGGGGAATGGGAATTAGACTCCGGTGGACGAGGCTCGGCAAGACTACCTGTTGAACGAGTGATCCTCCATGAGAGATTCAACAATTACTTACACGATATTg CGCTGATGAAGTTAGCTAGACCAGCTCCTTTGTCCAAAGTAGTACGAACGATATGTTTACCAGAGCCAGAAGAGGAGCTTGCGAATAGACAATGCGTCGCTTCTGGCTGGGGTCGATACGGACCTTCTCAGTCACTTTCCACTGCGCTATTAGAAGCCTCAGTGCCATTGCTAGATCTTGAAAAATGCATGAAAGCTTATGGGAAATCGGTATCGCTTCGAAGCGGTCACCTCTGTGCTGGTCACACTGATGGCTCGACCGGAAGTTGCGTG GGTGATTCTGGAGGACCATTACAATGTCGTCGCGCAGACGGAGTATGGCAATTGGCAGGCGTCACTTCTTTTGGATCAGGATGTGCTCGACCAGGATATCCTGATGTGTATACTAggatacagtattacgtaaaatgGATAAGAAATACTATGAACAATGACGATGATACGCaattcttataa
- the Polr3k gene encoding RNA polymerase III subunit K, translated as MLMFCPTCGNVLRVEEAVAGLRFACNTCPYIFNIVRRVSSRTYPKLKEVDDVLGGSAAWENVDSTEERCPKCSNSRAYFMQIQTRSADEPMTTFYKCCNPQCGHNWRD; from the coding sequence ATGTTGATGTTTTGCCCAACATGTGGCAATGTGCTCCGAGTAGAAGAAGCTGTGGCAGGATTGCGTTTCGCGTGTAACACGTGTCCGTACATATTCAATATCGTGAGAAGAGTAAGCAGTCGTACGTATCCAAAATTAAAGGAGGTTGATGATGTATTAGGTGGGAGCGCAGCTTGGGAGAACGTAGACTCTACTGAAGAAAGATGTCCAAAGTGCTCTAATTCTAGAGCATATTTCATGCAGATTCAAACCAGATCCGCCGACGAGCCTATGACAACATTTTACAAATGTTGCAATCCTCAATGTGGTCACAACTGGCGCGATTAA
- the LOC139993906 gene encoding uncharacterized protein, with the protein MSKNNENGISLATPPAIHVGPIVNPGTNETISILIPLSAQLATVTSQKIEKSCKDYTKDGKQSSNNVHSRLRNDKTKGCPYPGCTRYGRAFSRAHDLKRHIARHEMRKEKLHNYENYTMVGKQNGKESNENIANGIIDRQHMVWNDESRESKSYSCLHCKKKYTSEIKLKAHMSSHEKVLGKNVCALCGTCSRDEVELQEHMKQHTANMLEAQTVLEKSEREQPEKEDFLFEEMLLLNKNPRRIAQPVKNNSNTASKIRCDYCSKTFKTKWTLNSHVAAHEGRFQFDCGQCGKKFVRKSHYEGHMRSHEAARPYVCEQCGKTFKELKHRREHAKRKHPTNQKTMQMLLDSISPCTSDEFPVDQAKFTLLMPVNFSV; encoded by the exons ATgagtaaaaataatgaaaatggtATATCCCTGGCAACGCCTCCAGCCATCCATGTTGGTCCCATAGTGAATCCAGGAACCAATGAAACCATCTCTATTTTAATTCCATTATCAGCTCAGTTGGCCACAGTTACCAgtcagaaaattgaaaaatcttgCAAAGATTACACCAAGGATGGCAAACAGTCCTCCAATAATGTTCACTCTCGGCTAAGAAATGATAAAACCAAAGGATGTCCTTATCCTGGCTGCACCAGGTATGGGAGAGCCTTTTCGAGGGCACACGACCTAAAACGACACATTGCTCGTCACgaaatgagaaaagaaaagctgcacaattatgaaaattacacTATGGTCGGCAAACAAAATGGGAAGGAAAGTAACGAGAATATAGCAAATGGAATAATTGATAGACAACATATGGTTTGGAATGATGAATCACGCGAGAGTAAATCTTATTCTTGTTTGCATTGTAAGAAGAAGTACACTAGTGAGATTAAGCTTAAAGCTCACATGAGCTCCCATGAGAAG GTTCTAGGTAAGAATGTGTGTGCTCTGTGTGGAACATGTTCCCGGGACGAGGTAGAATTACAAGAGCATATGAAGCAACACACAGCAAACATGTTGGAAGCTCAAACAGTGTTAGAAAAGAGTGAAAGGGAACAACCAGAAAAAGAAGACTTCTTGTTTGAAGAGATGTTGCTTCTGAATAAGAATCCTCGAAGAATTGCGCAACCagtgaaaaataattcgaatacAGCATCCAAGATAAGATGTGACTATTGTTCCAAGACTTTCAAGACCAAATGGACATTGAACTCCCACGTGGCGGCTCACGAAGGCCGTTTTCAATTCGACTGCGGTCAGTGTGGCAAGAAATTCGTCAGAAAGAGTCACTACGAAGGTCACATGAGATCTCACGAAGCAGCACGACCTTATGTCTGCGAACAATGCGGGAAAACGTTTAAAGAATTGAAGCACAGGAGGGAACACGCTAAGAGGAAGCATCCTACTAACCAGAAGACGATGCAAATGCTTTTGGACAGCATCAGTCCGTGTACATCCGATGAATTCCCGGTGGATCAGGCCAAGTTCACACTCCTGATGCCTGTTAATTTCTCTGTCTAA
- the LOC139993664 gene encoding chymotrypsinogen A isoform X2: MNLRGGLAILLFILAEIDCTILRIVQEDHFSSHRQPRAILSVKNVTSSTVDKQKNVGSTTGRIFNGKPSKRGSWPWQVSLQLLHPKLGFIGHWCGGVLIEPTWVVTAAHCIHNELFNLPIGALWTAVVGEWELDSGGRGSARLPVERVILHERFNNYLHDIALMKLARPAPLSKVVRTICLPEPEEELANRQCVASGWGRYGPSQSLSTALLEASVPLLDLEKCMKAYGKSVSLRSGHLCAGHTDGSTGSCVGDSGGPLQCRRADGVWQLAGVTSFGSGCARPGYPDVYTRIQYYVKWIRNTMNNDDDTQFL, translated from the exons ATGAATCTTCGCGGTGGGCTGGCGATACTTCTTTTCATTCTTGCGGAGATCGACTGCACGATCCTGAGGATCGTTCAGGAAGATCATTTCT CATCGCATAGGCAGCCACGTGCGATTCTGTCGGTGAAAAACGTCACTTCTTCTACTGTGGACAAGCAAAAGAACGTCGGGAGTACAACGGGTCGAATATTCAACGGGAAACCGAGTAAACGAGGCTCTTGGCCCTGGCAGGTGTCTCTACAACTTCTCCACCCAAAGTTAGGATTTATCGGTCACTGGTGCGGCGGCGTTCTCATTGAACCCACTTGGGTCGTCACAGCTGCTCATTGCATTCATAA CGAGCTTTTCAATTTACCGATCGGCGCACTGTGGACAGCGGTGGTTGGGGAATGGGAATTAGACTCCGGTGGACGAGGCTCGGCAAGACTACCTGTTGAACGAGTGATCCTCCATGAGAGATTCAACAATTACTTACACGATATTg CGCTGATGAAGTTAGCTAGACCAGCTCCTTTGTCCAAAGTAGTACGAACGATATGTTTACCAGAGCCAGAAGAGGAGCTTGCGAATAGACAATGCGTCGCTTCTGGCTGGGGTCGATACGGACCTTCTCAGTCACTTTCCACTGCGCTATTAGAAGCCTCAGTGCCATTGCTAGATCTTGAAAAATGCATGAAAGCTTATGGGAAATCGGTATCGCTTCGAAGCGGTCACCTCTGTGCTGGTCACACTGATGGCTCGACCGGAAGTTGCGTG GGTGATTCTGGAGGACCATTACAATGTCGTCGCGCAGACGGAGTATGGCAATTGGCAGGCGTCACTTCTTTTGGATCAGGATGTGCTCGACCAGGATATCCTGATGTGTATACTAggatacagtattacgtaaaatgGATAAGAAATACTATGAACAATGACGATGATACGCaattcttataa
- the LOC139993907 gene encoding uncharacterized protein, whose translation MACAKVDGIIKRNENVMKTTKTDAELFACSKALDALELIKAQYKMLRAVTWRYTHPPTKQQKFPRLCFYAGSLLDNLNELLSQISKYHSSIIGPRTAESTISSFIAICKRFMNFFEKVSERRVNRSALISGCKIVDVLDCLVEGRQVLFFKVLTNKRDTGRIVSMKLKYTMKRAWFTSLDVSKKAEENSWRDEQRFMYLRLRRLVGSVNEHLFENLHYEHELLLQIPLTLSLRPPPASTYSGYGEYGGRFFYYGNMNKYAYESKFMQTVSTTNLTVETEQQVQRPPSFDLIIEVELKCTPDLAPFAVRSILRSDEFETYEMKACRNQQLYLQMNVTCPASIANRLPGNFVWELHSPRRVLMVEDV comes from the exons ATGGCTTGCGCGAAGGTGGATGGTATAATAAAGCGCAACGAGAACGTCATGAAAACTACAAAAACGGACGCCGAATTATTTGCCTGTAGCAAAGCTTTAGACGCTCTAGAGCTGATTAAAGCACAATACAAAATGCTGCGAGCCGTCACTTGGAGGTATACACATCCTCCAACGAAGCAACAAAAATTTCCAAGGCTTTGTTTCTACGCTGGTAGTCTGCTCGACAACTTGAACGAGCTACTTAGtcaaatttcaaagtatcaCTCGTCCATCATCGGTCCTCGTACAGCAGAATCGACTATCTCTTCTTTTATAGCCATCTGCAAACGGTTCATGAACTTCTTTGAAAAAGTCTCTGAACGCAGAGTGAACAG ATCGGCCCTGATTTCCGGATGCAAGATCGTAGACGTTCTGGACTGTCTCGTAGAAGGTCGACAAGTACTCTTTTTCAAAGTATTGACTAACAAACGAGATACCGGGAGAATTGTCagcatgaaattgaaatacacaATGAAACGCGCTTGGTTCACCAGTCTAGATGTTTCCAAAAAGGCTGAAGAGAATTCTTGGAGAGACGAACAACGTTTCATGTATCTTCGATTACGACGTCTAGTAGGCAGTGTGAACGAACACCTCTTCGAGAACTTACATTACGAACACGAATTACTCTTACAG ATTCCTTTGACACTCTCGTTGAGACCTCCGCCAGCTTCCACTTACTCAGGATACGGAGAATATGGTGGACGTTTCTTTTACTATGGAAATATGAACAAATACGCTTATGAAAGCAAATTCATGCAGACAGTAAGCACGACGAATTTGACAGTTGAAACGGAACAACAAGTCCAGAGGCCACCGTCTTTCGATTTAATAATCGAAGTCGAACTGAAATGCACGCCAGACCTGGCTCCATTTGCTGTTAGATCGATATTAAGATCGGACGAGTTCGAAACTTATGAGATGAAAGCATGCAGGAATCAGCAACTTTACTTGCAAATGAACGTTACGTGTCCAGCATCGATAGCTAATAGATTACCTGGTAATTTTGTGTGGGAATTGCATAGTCCACGACGTGTACTTATGGTGGAAGATGTATAG